TTTTAAGTGTTGATGTAGTGTATTCAACATTATTTTCCTTTAAAACGTTTTGTAGTAGTTGATTGGATTTTCCCAATACAACAAAATGATATTCTTTTCCAATATAGATAAAACGAAGCGTTCTTGGCGTAAGTTTTACTGAGCTCATGTAGTTGAAGTCAATTTCAAGCATTCCCAAGCGAAAGTCACGAGAGAAATGCAGTGCATTTTCTGCTGCAAAAAAGCGACGTTGTCTCACTAAGAAATAGAAAGCGAGAACCAGAAAGACAAGAATGGTTATTTGAAACCAATTCATTCGAAGATTGTTTTCATAGAAAAGTACTTGTTGGAAAGAAAGGAGAATAACCCACCACATCCAGGCGATTTTATAAATATTACTTAAAGGCTGAAAATATCCCGATTTCATCAAATATTACTTTCCTTTCTCATCTTTTTTGCTGGCAGAAGGTGCATTTTTTGCATCTTCTTTTTCTTTGTCTTTTGCTTTTGCCGCTGCTTCAGCTTCTTCTTGAGCTTTTTTAGCTGCCAAGACCGGATCGTTAAAGAGATCGACTGTAGATACTCCTTGGTTTTCGGAAAGAAGTGATGTTGAACGTGCTTTCAAGACATCTTGTTCTTCTTTCAAACGATTCCTTGTTGAAGTGACATTGTAACTATAGTTACCCGGTTGTACCGGCTTAAACCCAGGTGGGGTGTAGAAACGCAGGAGATCTTCCGTATTGAAAGTATCTGACATGTCTAACATTTTATTCACTTTTTCTTGGATGCTGTCCACATACTTCTGTTGACTCTCCGTTAACTTCAGAACTTCTCCGGTTTTTGTGTCATGGTAAACTGAACTTGTCGCACTTGATTTTGTGATTGTTGGTGTAACGAAACCACGATTTCGAAGTGCAACAAATTGTTCACGGTTGGGTGCGAAAACATCTTGTCCAAACTGAATATAATCTTTTGTTGAAATACCAAGCAAGTGCTCCAAGGTTGGCATAACATCGATTTCACCGATAAATTCATCGCTGATGTGTCCGGATGTTTGACCAGGAATATCAATCATGAACGGGGTGCGCTGCATCATTGTATTGTCATACTCTGTCCAGTTGTCTGCACTCTTACCAATGAATGGGGCATAGTATTTTGTATCTGAACCAGAAATTCCGTAGTGATCGCCGTAAAGAACAATAACGGATTTTTCATAAAGTCCAGATTTTTTCAAATAATCAAAGAAATCTTTAACTGCTGAATCCAGATAATTAGCGGTAACAAAATAGTTATCAACGACGGAGTTCCCTGAACCACCTTCTAAAAGTTTCGGATTCATCTCATAATCTTCAAGACCTGTATAAGGCGTATGATTTGTGACCGTCAAATATTTCGCATAGAAAGGTTGCTGTAGCTGCTCAAGATATGGAATTGAGTCGTTAAAGAAGTACTTATCTTTAACCCCCCAAGCAGTGGAGTTCGTTGGCGTCAGATCGTAGAAAGATTGGTCAAAGAAGTTTTGATAACCCATATTACGATAAACGTTATTACGACTGTAAAATGAACCCACATTACCATGGAACACAGCACTTGAATAGCCTTCTTTTTGTTGCAGAATGGCCGGCATCGCTTGGAAAGTTTGTGTACTGCCTAGACTTGAGAAAAGTGAACCAGAGGATAAACCAAATGTTGAAGTTTCAAGCATGGTTTCTGCATCAGAAGTTTTTCCTTGTCCCACTTGGTTAAAGAAATTTGAGAAAGAATAAACAGAAGGATTGTTATTATAAAGTGAATTCAAGAAAGGTGTAACTTCTGCACCGTTTACCTTCATGTTAATGACATCTTGTTGCAATGATTCAAGGTGAATCACAATAACGTTACGGTTTTTAGCAATCCCAAACATCTTGGCATTAGGTGCAAGATAACGATCTTCTTGAATGTATTTTTGCACTTTTGTAAAATCTGTTTTAGAGGCCATAGCCCGAGTTTCGTTGGACACATGAGTATACCAGCTATTGGTCGCTAACCATGGGCCTAAGCCCAAATAACGTACCACATAAGTGGCGTCATATTGTGCTTGTCGTGAAACCAGACGATGCTCAGTCAGGTCAGCCATCCAAAAGTTTAAGCCAAAAATCATGACTGAGACACTGAAAACCTTAAAGGCAAACATATTTGTAGGACGACGTTCATCCATTTTAATCTTCTTGGTAAGAAAAAGTACAAGAACAACGATGATGTCAATCCAGAACACGATATCCACCCAAGAAATAGCGATTGAACCTAAGTCGAAACCTTTTCCGACCATTCCTGCCCCACCTGTTAAGGTATTGAGCGTAAGAAAGTCCGAAAACTCACGATAGTAAAGGATATTCCCATAAACTAACAAGTTCCCAATCAAGTTCATTAATAGCATGCCTAAGTAGAAAAGCTGTTTTCTTTTAACAAACAGGATTAAACTAAAGAAGATTGCTGTAAAGCCTATGGGGTTAACAATAACCAATAGGTAATCTGCAAGATTAGAAGAGTTCAACCCCTTAAAGACAGAAAAATAAGCAATCATGGTTTTGACCCAAATAAAGAAGGTCGACCAGCATACTAAACCTAGTCGTGTATTAAAACTATTAAGTAATTTTTTCAAGGTAAACCTCAATTTATTTTTTATTTGCACAAGAGTAAATTCCTTTTTTTTACATTGGGAATAATTCTAACAAATGAGCCTTGAGCTAAGCTTAAGCTTCATATGGCTGACCTGTTTAAACTTCATCCTCTAATTGTACAGAAATGACCTTAGAAACCCCTGCATCAGCCATTGTCACACCATACATTGTACCTGCTGCTGCCATTGTCCCACGGCGATGTGTGACAACAATAAATTGGTTGGAGTTATCAAAGTGATTCATGTAATCTCCGAAACGTTTAACATTCGCTTCATCTAATGCTGCTTCTACCTCATCCAAGACCACAAATGGGACCGTTCTAACACGTAAAATAGCAAAAATCAAGGCCAGAGCAGTTAAGGCTTTTTCCCCACCAGACATGAGGTTCAAGCTGGCTAATTTTTTACCTGGAGGTTGTACTTTGATTTCGACACCAGCTTCCAATAGATTCGTGCTGGTTAATTCAAGATTCGCTTCTCCTCCTGCAAACATTTGTGAAAAAGTTAATTGGAAACTTTGTCTAATTTGCTCAAATGTTGTCTTAAAGCGGATTTCTACCTCATCATTCATTTCCTGAATCGTTTCGAGCAGCATATTTTTAGCTTCCAAGAGGTCATCTCGTTGGCCACTCAAAAAGGCATGACGCTGATGTACTTCCTCATACTGAGTGATGGCATCCAAGTTAATCGGACCGAGCGCACGGATTTGGCGTTCTAAAAGACTGAGCTCTTGCTCTGATTCAGAAAGATCTTCAAGGGTTTTAGCCTTCATTTTAGCTTCATCAAAACTCATTTCATACTCAGTAAAGAGTGTGTGTTGACGGTTTTTCAAGAGTTTCTCTGATTGTTCAATCCTTACTTCCAAACGCGCTTTTTGATTATTCAGTACTTGGTTTTGTTCCAACAGGTCACGATTTTGCTCTTCAAATTCTTCTGTTTGGGCTTGAAGATCGTCCCTCTCAAAACGTAAGCTCACTAACTTCACATTCGCTTCTTGAAGTTTAGCCTCTGTCTCTTTTAATTGCTGAGCATAAAGATTACGACTTGCTTCATCAATCTGAGCTTCCCCGCTTGCTTGTAACTTAGCTTTTTCAGCACCTAGAGTTTCATATTCTTGCGTTAAACGCTCTTGCTCTGTTTGAGCAAAACGTAATTCATTTTTCAGACTGGACAGAAGCAATTTCGTTTCATGATAAGCACTATTTTTTTGTTCTTTAAGAGCATTGAAACTTTGACTGTTAGATTTAACTTCTTCAAGTTGATCGTCTAAAGACTGTTTGTCCTCAGCAATTTTAGACAACTGTTGTCCCAGCTTTTCATTATTCTCTGATAATTCTTGCAGTGCTTGGTGCGCTTCCGTGTTTTCGGTATCCGCAACTAAAGCTTGAAGATTTGCTTTTTGTTCTGATAATTGCTTAATCTGCAACTGTAAGCTTTGCTCCGCAAGACGTTTTTCTTGAATATTGGAGCGTAAAGCTTCAACTTGTTCACTCAACGCTTGACGTGTGAGTTGTTGCTTTTGTAATTTGTCTTCAACTGCTTTCAGCTTACTTTCTGCTAAAGCGATCACTTCAGTCAGATGCTCAATTTCTGTGCTGGTAAAAGTTGTATTGTTACGTTTTGCTGCACCACCAGAGTAAGAACCACCCGGATTAATCTGCGTGCCATCCAAGGTGACGATACGAATAGTATAATTCATTGCACGCGCTATTTGACTTGCATGTTCAGCTGTATCAACAATGGCGGTAGTTGCCAATAAGCTTGACATTGCTCTTTGCAACCGGGGCTCAAAGCTCACCAAATTTAAAGCAGTATCAATGAAGCCCTCCATGGTCACCAGACGTTCGTAATTACGAAATTCCCGCGGCTTGATGGTTGTGAGCGGGAGAAATGTTGCACGCCCCAATCGTTTTTCTCTTAAATAAGCGATAGCTTTTTTGGCTGAGTTTTCATCTTCAACCACAATATTTTGACTGCCACCACCTAAGGCAATATCGATAGCTGTGGTGTATTTTTTATCAAAAGTTAAAAGATCGGCAACAACGCCAACGATTCCACCAAGTGCAACACTTTGAGTCATGACAGCCCGTACACCTTGATACAGATTGCTGTGACTGTCACGAATATTTTCCATACTGGCAAGGTTGGCCTTGTACTTGCTGAGCTGTTGCATCTGGTCGTACATCACATTTTGACCTTGACGCTCTGCTTCAACATATTTTGCTTCAGCTGCAGTCTTTTCTTGTAATTCTTTTTCAAGTTCTTGAACAGTTTGAGCGAGCGTTTCTAAAGAAGCTTCTGTTTTTGTAAGATCAGCAGAAATGGTTTGAAATTTTTCTGTGTTTTCTTTTGCGTTCTCATCAGATTCCACTAAGCGACGTGAAATATTTTCATATTCAGCCTTATTTTTAGTCAATTGATTAGAGAACTCGGCCTCTTGCTGTACTAATTGCAGATAGTCTTCGCGAAGTCGCTCGGCTAAACTTTCTGGACTTTCAGCAAAACGTGCCAATTCTTTTTCTAACTGCTCCAGCTGTTCTTGTGCTTCATGCTCTTTATCTTTGAGCTCTGCTTTTTTCTTTTCTGACGCTTCTTTCTTT
This window of the Lactococcus garvieae subsp. garvieae genome carries:
- a CDS encoding LTA synthase family protein, with protein sequence MQIKNKLRFTLKKLLNSFNTRLGLVCWSTFFIWVKTMIAYFSVFKGLNSSNLADYLLVIVNPIGFTAIFFSLILFVKRKQLFYLGMLLMNLIGNLLVYGNILYYREFSDFLTLNTLTGGAGMVGKGFDLGSIAISWVDIVFWIDIIVVLVLFLTKKIKMDERRPTNMFAFKVFSVSVMIFGLNFWMADLTEHRLVSRQAQYDATYVVRYLGLGPWLATNSWYTHVSNETRAMASKTDFTKVQKYIQEDRYLAPNAKMFGIAKNRNVIVIHLESLQQDVINMKVNGAEVTPFLNSLYNNNPSVYSFSNFFNQVGQGKTSDAETMLETSTFGLSSGSLFSSLGSTQTFQAMPAILQQKEGYSSAVFHGNVGSFYSRNNVYRNMGYQNFFDQSFYDLTPTNSTAWGVKDKYFFNDSIPYLEQLQQPFYAKYLTVTNHTPYTGLEDYEMNPKLLEGGSGNSVVDNYFVTANYLDSAVKDFFDYLKKSGLYEKSVIVLYGDHYGISGSDTKYYAPFIGKSADNWTEYDNTMMQRTPFMIDIPGQTSGHISDEFIGEIDVMPTLEHLLGISTKDYIQFGQDVFAPNREQFVALRNRGFVTPTITKSSATSSVYHDTKTGEVLKLTESQQKYVDSIQEKVNKMLDMSDTFNTEDLLRFYTPPGFKPVQPGNYSYNVTSTRNRLKEEQDVLKARSTSLLSENQGVSTVDLFNDPVLAAKKAQEEAEAAAKAKDKEKEDAKNAPSASKKDEKGK
- a CDS encoding EbsA family protein; protein product: MKSGYFQPLSNIYKIAWMWWVILLSFQQVLFYENNLRMNWFQITILVFLVLAFYFLVRQRRFFAAENALHFSRDFRLGMLEIDFNYMSSVKLTPRTLRFIYIGKEYHFVVLGKSNQLLQNVLKENNVEYTTSTLKRSAKV
- the smc gene encoding chromosome segregation protein SMC codes for the protein MYLKKMEIVGFKSFADRTKIEFDQGVTAVVGPNGSGKSNIVEALRWALGEQSAKSLRGGKMPDVIFSGTAKRKALNYTEVIVTFDNTDQYLTGYEEDAEVTITRRLYRNGDSEFLINGRKCRLKDIHELFTDTGLGRDSLSIISQGRIESVFNSKAEERRAIFEEAAGVLKYKTRRTETESKLQTTQDNLDRLEDIIFELNGQLTPLRAQRDVALRFQDLEAQRSELALSVLVAQLLDEKKKYEQAKEDLNTAETELSALKSQQEGYEAQLTHLKKARLKVEQEQEKVQGDSLSLTELKSDLQHKIEVFDLQKFSSQKSAAERQARIEELDAKLLEVSQKKEASEKKKAELKDKEHEAQEQLEQLEKELARFAESPESLAERLREDYLQLVQQEAEFSNQLTKNKAEYENISRRLVESDENAKENTEKFQTISADLTKTEASLETLAQTVQELEKELQEKTAAEAKYVEAERQGQNVMYDQMQQLSKYKANLASMENIRDSHSNLYQGVRAVMTQSVALGGIVGVVADLLTFDKKYTTAIDIALGGGSQNIVVEDENSAKKAIAYLREKRLGRATFLPLTTIKPREFRNYERLVTMEGFIDTALNLVSFEPRLQRAMSSLLATTAIVDTAEHASQIARAMNYTIRIVTLDGTQINPGGSYSGGAAKRNNTTFTSTEIEHLTEVIALAESKLKAVEDKLQKQQLTRQALSEQVEALRSNIQEKRLAEQSLQLQIKQLSEQKANLQALVADTENTEAHQALQELSENNEKLGQQLSKIAEDKQSLDDQLEEVKSNSQSFNALKEQKNSAYHETKLLLSSLKNELRFAQTEQERLTQEYETLGAEKAKLQASGEAQIDEASRNLYAQQLKETEAKLQEANVKLVSLRFERDDLQAQTEEFEEQNRDLLEQNQVLNNQKARLEVRIEQSEKLLKNRQHTLFTEYEMSFDEAKMKAKTLEDLSESEQELSLLERQIRALGPINLDAITQYEEVHQRHAFLSGQRDDLLEAKNMLLETIQEMNDEVEIRFKTTFEQIRQSFQLTFSQMFAGGEANLELTSTNLLEAGVEIKVQPPGKKLASLNLMSGGEKALTALALIFAILRVRTVPFVVLDEVEAALDEANVKRFGDYMNHFDNSNQFIVVTHRRGTMAAAGTMYGVTMADAGVSKVISVQLEDEV